One part of the Myxococcales bacterium genome encodes these proteins:
- a CDS encoding alkaline phosphatase family protein, whose product MDKKIFAFIIFFLIFAALSNPLEASRHHQGRSSAGRRALSPQADESVEKSPGRINDAYVIHFILDGTNAEAFENAREKGLLPNISNMFFENGAVFEKGLSLFPSTSTTVYQSYATGLLPGRSGIPHLQRMDRNTMEVVDYMTISGNRMMNSDLINTLALINPASGNLGEKTSIFELLEGHPSAAIYSSFYRGASYVYPKIPIKALWSAYVSGNREKVDDLALKRVMKIFSNDDAGKIPRYTLVGLYSSDIVGHHFGPKSPEVEGVLARFDLFLAQFDELLGKRGLKEKTYIVVTADHGMHESGRLFKLQKELEEKGAHFKPRSPKDKKFIIFAADRGVVSTHIYVRHDGGFEPLTDPETLRSLPSIHGGDLDLIKSLLELEATEFVIVRRGERNSRIFSKDGKSADIDCFRIGRSDYCSYEFDRSLGDPFNYSSNPELSHLLDGSPHSSLEWMHATADEMYPDAIISSSLIFEDGRGGDIYLTTSDGYGLRKAKAGNHGGLSSEDMRVPTMISGPDVPKGKFGTMRQTDLYPLLIEWFGLTADEGNYDGRNPLSKKAAKNAEAAKLAEMDKIFSNNPPVFKIVDMDHFVRNQIAPKIPTSSFSMLIPAAREELKVRSGRLAAVQSYVKKLQAIKENPEGHPDFDQRYLEDHIKITERAFRRTSMELQRIEDIIKILESCKNPSSYECNAI is encoded by the coding sequence GCTCAGCCGGAAGGAGAGCTCTATCCCCACAGGCAGATGAATCGGTGGAAAAGTCACCGGGTAGAATTAACGATGCCTACGTCATCCACTTCATCCTCGACGGCACCAACGCCGAGGCATTCGAAAACGCGCGCGAGAAAGGTCTTCTCCCGAATATATCGAATATGTTTTTCGAGAACGGCGCGGTATTTGAAAAAGGACTCTCACTCTTTCCGTCGACATCCACCACAGTCTATCAATCCTACGCGACCGGACTTCTACCCGGAAGATCCGGAATACCGCACCTGCAGAGAATGGACAGGAATACAATGGAGGTTGTCGATTATATGACGATCTCCGGAAACAGGATGATGAACTCAGACCTGATCAACACGCTGGCCCTCATAAACCCCGCGAGCGGGAACCTTGGTGAAAAAACCTCTATTTTCGAATTGCTGGAAGGCCATCCCAGCGCCGCAATCTATAGTAGTTTTTATCGCGGAGCCTCGTACGTCTATCCGAAGATTCCAATCAAGGCGCTCTGGTCGGCATATGTCAGCGGAAACCGGGAAAAGGTCGATGATCTTGCGCTCAAGCGCGTGATGAAAATATTTTCGAATGACGATGCTGGGAAAATCCCCAGATACACCTTGGTTGGGCTCTATTCTTCCGATATCGTCGGGCACCATTTCGGCCCCAAAAGCCCCGAGGTCGAAGGGGTGCTGGCCCGATTTGACCTCTTCCTGGCACAGTTCGACGAGCTGCTGGGAAAACGGGGCTTAAAGGAGAAGACCTACATCGTAGTTACAGCCGACCACGGAATGCACGAAAGCGGGCGTCTCTTCAAACTTCAGAAGGAGCTTGAAGAAAAGGGAGCCCACTTCAAGCCGAGAAGCCCGAAAGATAAAAAATTCATCATCTTCGCAGCGGATAGAGGCGTCGTATCGACGCATATCTACGTGAGGCACGACGGAGGATTCGAACCTCTGACAGATCCGGAAACGCTTCGAAGCCTTCCCAGCATACACGGAGGCGATCTGGACCTGATCAAATCGCTGCTCGAACTCGAGGCTACCGAATTCGTAATCGTCAGAAGGGGAGAGAGGAATTCCAGGATCTTTTCCAAGGATGGAAAATCCGCCGACATAGACTGCTTCAGGATAGGACGCTCAGACTACTGCAGCTACGAATTCGACCGCTCGCTCGGAGATCCCTTCAACTATTCTTCCAACCCTGAACTTTCACACCTTCTCGACGGAAGCCCTCATTCATCTTTGGAATGGATGCACGCAACTGCCGACGAGATGTATCCCGATGCGATCATAAGCTCCTCACTGATTTTCGAAGACGGCCGCGGAGGCGACATATATCTGACAACCTCTGATGGATACGGACTCAGAAAGGCGAAAGCCGGAAATCATGGCGGGCTCTCCTCGGAGGACATGCGCGTTCCCACAATGATATCCGGCCCCGACGTGCCTAAAGGAAAGTTCGGTACAATGCGCCAGACAGATCTCTATCCTCTGCTGATCGAGTGGTTCGGTCTCACCGCAGATGAGGGAAACTACGACGGAAGGAATCCGTTAAGTAAAAAGGCGGCCAAGAACGCTGAAGCGGCCAAGCTTGCTGAGATGGACAAAATATTTTCGAACAACCCGCCCGTTTTCAAAATAGTCGATATGGATCACTTCGTAAGAAACCAGATTGCCCCGAAGATACCGACATCCTCTTTCTCCATGTTGATACCTGCAGCAAGGGAAGAGCTGAAGGTGCGCTCAGGAAGGCTCGCAGCCGTCCAGAGCTACGTAAAAAAACTCCAGGCGATAAAGGAAAATCCGGAGGGGCATCCCGATTTCGACCAGAGATATCTTGAAGATCACATCAAAATCACGGAGCGCGCATTCAGAAGAACCTCGATGGAGCTTCAGCGCATCGAGGATATCATAAAAATTCTTGAATCCTGCAAAAATCCTTCAAGCTACGAGTGTAACGCGATCTAA
- a CDS encoding transcriptional regulator — MGGHMTERKPKVIKRYQNRKLYDTSDSCYVTLEDIGEMIKLGDEVQVIDNATKEDLTAMTLAQIIFEEQKKKTNVQPLGTFRQIIQGSGEALKDLMSIGAREIGHVKDFVDDKVRPAVSNIQEIPHVKSEIENIKRRIEYLEKSFAQMRKSR, encoded by the coding sequence ATGGGAGGACATATGACTGAAAGAAAACCGAAAGTCATAAAGAGATATCAGAACAGAAAATTGTATGACACTTCAGATTCCTGCTACGTCACGCTTGAGGATATCGGCGAGATGATAAAGCTCGGGGACGAAGTACAGGTCATAGACAACGCAACCAAGGAGGATCTTACCGCAATGACGCTCGCACAGATCATCTTCGAAGAACAAAAGAAAAAGACAAACGTCCAGCCGCTCGGGACGTTCAGACAGATCATCCAGGGAAGCGGCGAGGCCCTCAAGGACCTGATGTCGATCGGAGCGCGCGAGATAGGGCACGTAAAAGATTTCGTGGATGACAAGGTCCGCCCCGCAGTAAGCAATATACAGGAAATTCCACACGTGAAATCTGAGATCGAAAACATAAAACGCCGCATCGAATATCTCGAAAAATCATTCGCCCAGATGAGGAAATCTAGATGA